From the genome of Labrus bergylta chromosome 4, fLabBer1.1, whole genome shotgun sequence, one region includes:
- the LOC109984076 gene encoding C2 calcium-dependent domain-containing protein 4C, with protein MWLLEKLRSSVESSGTQSQPPQTVEAIPVSVYANVLTPEKIPDFFIPPKLICCPPEDPLTPEPQPSSTLRPSSSDHAICSQSPRARSSRRPCSPGLFSRLGGDTRSLQKSANRHIIQIESADEPGARSSNRLRATVNTNADPQSQTAMSLPYVPKAQTSYGFSTLVESPHTRRKESLFHSDPSSPLTSPNSQRRSQGGTLLAPADPNPYRYFSGGESDTCSSAESSPFNSPLLSRSASLLRSITQETQAKVSRAKRSLARHSSLSTDDCSSADNSPNMQRRRMRCPPSPAFRGCKSSGIRTVASDLLQREHTVNLHKGGTLRLSTHYDKESARLRVRVLAAEALYDRQTDPKSINCCVALYLNPGKQQKQRSTIIKNSKNPVFNEDFFFDALPQAQVKSLAMKIKVVNKGTSLRRDVLLGEREVLLSELLAGL; from the exons ATGTGGCTCCTGGAGAAGCTCCGCAGCTCCGTGGAGAGCAGTGGGACACAATCCCAGCCCCCGCAGACAGTGGAGGCCATTCCTGTTTCTGTTTACGCCAACGTCCTCACACCAGAAAAGATCCCTGATTTCTTTATCCCGCCCAAACTGATCTGCTGCCCACCAGAAGACCCTCTAACCCCGGAGCCTCAGCCCTCCTCCACCCTGCGACCCTCCTCCTCCGACCATGCCATCTGCAGCCAGAGCCCCAGAGCTCGCAGCAGCAGGAGACCCTGCAGCCCTGGCCTCTTCTCCCGCCTGGGAGGAGACACCCGAAGTCTGCAGAAGTCAGCCAACCGTCACATAATTCAGATAGAGAGCGCTGATGAGCCGGGTGCCAGGTCTTCAAACAGGCTCAGAGCTACAGTGAACACGAATGCAGACCCCCAGTCTCAGACCGCCATGTCTCTGCCCTACGTCCCCAAAGCTCAGACCTCCTATGGCTTTTCCACGCTGGTGGAGTCTCCCCATACCCGCCGCAAGGAGAGCCTGTTCCACAGCGACCCCAGCAGCCCGCTTACCTCGCCCAACTCCCAGAGGCGCTCTCAAGGGGGGACTCTGCTGGCCCCGGCAGACCCCAACCCATATCGCTACTTCAGCGGTGGAGAGAGTGACACCTGCTCCTCTGCAGAGTCCTCCCCCTTTaactctcctctgctctcccgCTCTGCATCTCTGCTGCGCTCCATTACGCAGGAGACGCAAGCTAAG gTATCTCGTGCCAAGCGTTCCCTTGCACGCCACAGTTCCCTCTCCACAGATGACTGCAGCTCAGCAGACAACAGCCCCAACATGCAGCGCCGCCGCATGCGCTGCCCGCCCTCTCCGGCCTTCCGTGGATGTAAAAGCAGCGGGATAAGAACCGTTGCCTCTGACCTCCTTCAGCGCGAGCACACCGTCAACCTCCACAAGGGGGGGACACTGAGGTTGAGTACTCACTACGATAAAGAGTCAGCACGTCTGAGGGTGCGTGTGCTGGCAGCCGAGGCCCTTtacgacagacagacagaccctAAAAGCATCAACTGCTGTGTGGCGCTCTACCTGAACCCTGggaagcagcagaaacagaggaGCACCATCATCAAGAACAGCAAGAATCCGGTGTTCAacgaggactttttttttgatgcgCTGCCTCAGGCGCAGGTAAAGAGTCTGGCCATGAAGATAAAGGTGGTGAACAAAGGAACCAGTCTGAGGAGAGACGTGCTgctgggagagagggaggtgcTGCTCAGCGAGCTGCTCGCAGGCCTCTAG